In Phlebotomus papatasi isolate M1 chromosome 1, Ppap_2.1, whole genome shotgun sequence, the following proteins share a genomic window:
- the LOC129799409 gene encoding ubiquitin-conjugating enzyme E2 Q2 isoform X3, which yields MACLNTLKLEIKTLEQTFTKAHERFQILNASVDELTCRFIGKNGKRYDIHANITETYPSTPPVWFAESEETSVTNAVQILSNTHGRDNHVINQVGLLIRELCRLHNCPLPPDLDNLALPLQQPNPPPAVHSQAQSIDENESDGDDLDDAVGESDQESEAEEDLPLEMDEGRSTNKKDEMEVEHLATLERLRQSQRQDYLKGSVSGSVQATDRLMKELRDIYRSDSFKNNMYSIELVNDSIYEWNIRLMSVDPDSPLHNDLVMLKEKEGKDSILLNIMFKETYPFEPPFVRVVHPIISGGYVLVGGAICMELLTKQGWSSAYTVEAVIMQIAATLVKGKARIQFGPTKVLSQSQYSLARAQQSFKSLVQIHEKNGWFTPPKEDG from the exons ATGGCGTGCTTAAATACACTGAAATTGGAGATAAAGACATTagaacaaacatttacaaaggCCCATGAACGATTTCAAATATTGAATGCAAGTGTTGATGAACTAACGTGCAGATTTATTGGGAAAAATGGAAAACGTTATGACATCCATGCCAATATTACA GAAACATACCCTTCCACACCGCCAGTTTGGTTTGCCGAAAGTGAGGAAACCAGCGTGACAAATGCTGTCCAAATTCTGAGCAATACACATGGAAGGGATAATCATGTTATTAATCAA GTGGGTCTTTTGATAAGAGAACTCTGTCGACTACACAACTGCCCTTTGCCGCCTGATCTGGATAACTTGGCTTTGCCACTACAGCAACCAAATCCTCCTCCTGCAGTACATTCGCAAGCTCAATCCATTGATGAAAATGAGTCAGACGGTGATGATTTGGATGATGCTGTGGGTGAAAGTGATCAAGAAAGCGAAGCAGAGGAGGATTTGCCTTTGGAGATGGATGAAGGACGTAGTACAAATAAG AAGGACGAAATGGAAGTGGAGCATTTAGCAACATTAGAAAGACTGCGACAAAGTCAACGACAAGATTATCTAAAG GGCTCAGTATCTGGATCTGTCCAAGCCACCGACCGTTTAATGAAAGAATTGCGAGACATTTATCGTTCAGATTCGTTCAAAAACAACATGTATTCTATAGAGCTCGTTAATGACTCTATATATGAATGGAATATACGACTAATGTCTGTCGATCCAGATAGCCCGCTGCACAACGATCTCGTGATGCTCAAAGAGAAGGAGGGTAAAGATAGCATATTGCTGAATATAATGTTCAAGGAGACTTATCCATTTGAACCTCCATTTGTACGTGTTGTGCATCCCATAATTTCGG GAGGATATGTTCTTGTTGGTGGAGCAATTTGCATGGAGTTGCTGACAAAGCAAGGATGGAGTTCGGCGTATACTGTTGAAGCTGTAATCATGCAAATTGCAGCAACACTAGTCAAGGGAAAAGCACGCATTCAGTTTGGACCAACGAAG GTTTTGTCACAGAGCCAGTATAGCCTAGCACGTGCTCAACAGAGTTTCAAGTCACTTGTACAAATTCACGAGAAGAACG GATGGTTTACACCACCAAAAGAAGACGGCTAA
- the LOC129799409 gene encoding ubiquitin-conjugating enzyme E2 Q2 isoform X4 codes for MACLNTLKLEIKTLEQTFTKAHERFQILNASVDELTCRFIGKNGKRYDIHANITETYPSTPPVWFAESEETSVTNAVQILSNTHGRDNHVINQVGLLIRELCRLHNCPLPPDLDNLALPLQQPNPPPAVHSQAQSIDENESDGDDLDDAVGESDQESEAEEDLPLEMDEGRSTNKDEMEVEHLATLERLRQSQRQDYLKGSVSGSVQATDRLMKELRDIYRSDSFKNNMYSIELVNDSIYEWNIRLMSVDPDSPLHNDLVMLKEKEGKDSILLNIMFKETYPFEPPFVRVVHPIISGGYVLVGGAICMELLTKQGWSSAYTVEAVIMQIAATLVKGKARIQFGPTKVLSQSQYSLARAQQSFKSLVQIHEKNGWFTPPKEDG; via the exons ATGGCGTGCTTAAATACACTGAAATTGGAGATAAAGACATTagaacaaacatttacaaaggCCCATGAACGATTTCAAATATTGAATGCAAGTGTTGATGAACTAACGTGCAGATTTATTGGGAAAAATGGAAAACGTTATGACATCCATGCCAATATTACA GAAACATACCCTTCCACACCGCCAGTTTGGTTTGCCGAAAGTGAGGAAACCAGCGTGACAAATGCTGTCCAAATTCTGAGCAATACACATGGAAGGGATAATCATGTTATTAATCAA GTGGGTCTTTTGATAAGAGAACTCTGTCGACTACACAACTGCCCTTTGCCGCCTGATCTGGATAACTTGGCTTTGCCACTACAGCAACCAAATCCTCCTCCTGCAGTACATTCGCAAGCTCAATCCATTGATGAAAATGAGTCAGACGGTGATGATTTGGATGATGCTGTGGGTGAAAGTGATCAAGAAAGCGAAGCAGAGGAGGATTTGCCTTTGGAGATGGATGAAGGACGTAGTACAAATAAG GACGAAATGGAAGTGGAGCATTTAGCAACATTAGAAAGACTGCGACAAAGTCAACGACAAGATTATCTAAAG GGCTCAGTATCTGGATCTGTCCAAGCCACCGACCGTTTAATGAAAGAATTGCGAGACATTTATCGTTCAGATTCGTTCAAAAACAACATGTATTCTATAGAGCTCGTTAATGACTCTATATATGAATGGAATATACGACTAATGTCTGTCGATCCAGATAGCCCGCTGCACAACGATCTCGTGATGCTCAAAGAGAAGGAGGGTAAAGATAGCATATTGCTGAATATAATGTTCAAGGAGACTTATCCATTTGAACCTCCATTTGTACGTGTTGTGCATCCCATAATTTCGG GAGGATATGTTCTTGTTGGTGGAGCAATTTGCATGGAGTTGCTGACAAAGCAAGGATGGAGTTCGGCGTATACTGTTGAAGCTGTAATCATGCAAATTGCAGCAACACTAGTCAAGGGAAAAGCACGCATTCAGTTTGGACCAACGAAG GTTTTGTCACAGAGCCAGTATAGCCTAGCACGTGCTCAACAGAGTTTCAAGTCACTTGTACAAATTCACGAGAAGAACG GATGGTTTACACCACCAAAAGAAGACGGCTAA
- the LOC129799409 gene encoding ubiquitin-conjugating enzyme E2 Q2 isoform X1: MACLNTLKLEIKTLEQTFTKAHERFQILNASVDELTCRFIGKNGKRYDIHANITETYPSTPPVWFAESEETSVTNAVQILSNTHGRDNHVINQVGLLIRELCRLHNCPLPPDLDNLALPLQQPNPPPAVHSQAQSIDENESDGDDLDDAVGESDQESEAEEDLPLEMDEGRSTNKKDEMEVEHLATLERLRQSQRQDYLKQGSVSGSVQATDRLMKELRDIYRSDSFKNNMYSIELVNDSIYEWNIRLMSVDPDSPLHNDLVMLKEKEGKDSILLNIMFKETYPFEPPFVRVVHPIISGGYVLVGGAICMELLTKQGWSSAYTVEAVIMQIAATLVKGKARIQFGPTKVLSQSQYSLARAQQSFKSLVQIHEKNGWFTPPKEDG; the protein is encoded by the exons ATGGCGTGCTTAAATACACTGAAATTGGAGATAAAGACATTagaacaaacatttacaaaggCCCATGAACGATTTCAAATATTGAATGCAAGTGTTGATGAACTAACGTGCAGATTTATTGGGAAAAATGGAAAACGTTATGACATCCATGCCAATATTACA GAAACATACCCTTCCACACCGCCAGTTTGGTTTGCCGAAAGTGAGGAAACCAGCGTGACAAATGCTGTCCAAATTCTGAGCAATACACATGGAAGGGATAATCATGTTATTAATCAA GTGGGTCTTTTGATAAGAGAACTCTGTCGACTACACAACTGCCCTTTGCCGCCTGATCTGGATAACTTGGCTTTGCCACTACAGCAACCAAATCCTCCTCCTGCAGTACATTCGCAAGCTCAATCCATTGATGAAAATGAGTCAGACGGTGATGATTTGGATGATGCTGTGGGTGAAAGTGATCAAGAAAGCGAAGCAGAGGAGGATTTGCCTTTGGAGATGGATGAAGGACGTAGTACAAATAAG AAGGACGAAATGGAAGTGGAGCATTTAGCAACATTAGAAAGACTGCGACAAAGTCAACGACAAGATTATCTAAAG cagGGCTCAGTATCTGGATCTGTCCAAGCCACCGACCGTTTAATGAAAGAATTGCGAGACATTTATCGTTCAGATTCGTTCAAAAACAACATGTATTCTATAGAGCTCGTTAATGACTCTATATATGAATGGAATATACGACTAATGTCTGTCGATCCAGATAGCCCGCTGCACAACGATCTCGTGATGCTCAAAGAGAAGGAGGGTAAAGATAGCATATTGCTGAATATAATGTTCAAGGAGACTTATCCATTTGAACCTCCATTTGTACGTGTTGTGCATCCCATAATTTCGG GAGGATATGTTCTTGTTGGTGGAGCAATTTGCATGGAGTTGCTGACAAAGCAAGGATGGAGTTCGGCGTATACTGTTGAAGCTGTAATCATGCAAATTGCAGCAACACTAGTCAAGGGAAAAGCACGCATTCAGTTTGGACCAACGAAG GTTTTGTCACAGAGCCAGTATAGCCTAGCACGTGCTCAACAGAGTTTCAAGTCACTTGTACAAATTCACGAGAAGAACG GATGGTTTACACCACCAAAAGAAGACGGCTAA
- the LOC129799409 gene encoding ubiquitin-conjugating enzyme E2 Q2 isoform X2 — translation MACLNTLKLEIKTLEQTFTKAHERFQILNASVDELTCRFIGKNGKRYDIHANITETYPSTPPVWFAESEETSVTNAVQILSNTHGRDNHVINQVGLLIRELCRLHNCPLPPDLDNLALPLQQPNPPPAVHSQAQSIDENESDGDDLDDAVGESDQESEAEEDLPLEMDEGRSTNKDEMEVEHLATLERLRQSQRQDYLKQGSVSGSVQATDRLMKELRDIYRSDSFKNNMYSIELVNDSIYEWNIRLMSVDPDSPLHNDLVMLKEKEGKDSILLNIMFKETYPFEPPFVRVVHPIISGGYVLVGGAICMELLTKQGWSSAYTVEAVIMQIAATLVKGKARIQFGPTKVLSQSQYSLARAQQSFKSLVQIHEKNGWFTPPKEDG, via the exons ATGGCGTGCTTAAATACACTGAAATTGGAGATAAAGACATTagaacaaacatttacaaaggCCCATGAACGATTTCAAATATTGAATGCAAGTGTTGATGAACTAACGTGCAGATTTATTGGGAAAAATGGAAAACGTTATGACATCCATGCCAATATTACA GAAACATACCCTTCCACACCGCCAGTTTGGTTTGCCGAAAGTGAGGAAACCAGCGTGACAAATGCTGTCCAAATTCTGAGCAATACACATGGAAGGGATAATCATGTTATTAATCAA GTGGGTCTTTTGATAAGAGAACTCTGTCGACTACACAACTGCCCTTTGCCGCCTGATCTGGATAACTTGGCTTTGCCACTACAGCAACCAAATCCTCCTCCTGCAGTACATTCGCAAGCTCAATCCATTGATGAAAATGAGTCAGACGGTGATGATTTGGATGATGCTGTGGGTGAAAGTGATCAAGAAAGCGAAGCAGAGGAGGATTTGCCTTTGGAGATGGATGAAGGACGTAGTACAAATAAG GACGAAATGGAAGTGGAGCATTTAGCAACATTAGAAAGACTGCGACAAAGTCAACGACAAGATTATCTAAAG cagGGCTCAGTATCTGGATCTGTCCAAGCCACCGACCGTTTAATGAAAGAATTGCGAGACATTTATCGTTCAGATTCGTTCAAAAACAACATGTATTCTATAGAGCTCGTTAATGACTCTATATATGAATGGAATATACGACTAATGTCTGTCGATCCAGATAGCCCGCTGCACAACGATCTCGTGATGCTCAAAGAGAAGGAGGGTAAAGATAGCATATTGCTGAATATAATGTTCAAGGAGACTTATCCATTTGAACCTCCATTTGTACGTGTTGTGCATCCCATAATTTCGG GAGGATATGTTCTTGTTGGTGGAGCAATTTGCATGGAGTTGCTGACAAAGCAAGGATGGAGTTCGGCGTATACTGTTGAAGCTGTAATCATGCAAATTGCAGCAACACTAGTCAAGGGAAAAGCACGCATTCAGTTTGGACCAACGAAG GTTTTGTCACAGAGCCAGTATAGCCTAGCACGTGCTCAACAGAGTTTCAAGTCACTTGTACAAATTCACGAGAAGAACG GATGGTTTACACCACCAAAAGAAGACGGCTAA
- the LOC129799412 gene encoding uncharacterized protein LOC129799412: MCEQTNAYDDGDIVWVKLSNCWWPGEVCKESRLPDDLVNSLKKKPFAVVKFFQEDAYEYVKNINNIYKYQCSRKGEFIRKGLDLHKSNHKYMEKFPADVTTAEKLTGGDLDIVQKIQSSPQKSTTSAWSDVFNNGKVKKGKKTLGLSPTTRDRRINKIPKKNVSPATKTFLSKPREHEVRFLSGNSSATKTNTESSPGLYKCHACPFSCNRINVIVLHSKTHSTETVSNTHIKRPTSPKSKAKRPILSKIVTPLEHLSDDEVTTRVAKCVSVQTPVVKPPKKRGKRKISETLNENSVNVEQTDVKIPEVKQPMKKRKTDLEWKNELLADWSEDEEAEQSSENNCLHTKELENKEENFQRSAEIDKMNQVPVIEQKKEKVKSPPIKYRNIPKKDRRDIVLESGELMEINKPNTSIQVPIAETLLQEVKDQPEVKDIMEKTNISTTEVNLDASRRRSSRRKIKTHTLDDDEQSNKTIDDQETKKISLLQENCSQETVQKESYDSELRNEGLSAPLTIQSSAKSISCFDFQEDEEDMVLDSISRHRQKKLHASEFSIAKKAKKSSRQVDELKDEKLCSDIESLLKATVIPQIPETPKFDKVDQAKELSPTKELNREIALPPKERGKRIFKSKNRSKSGSCEVEDEKTPPKAKSRESTEKIEIFNMEHTRGSISPSKEPTESDLQIAQTLIDLPDHTPPLNPLKDGTSSNYIKNEYGFSDCKETNAAEVLMNLGNLTETRSKDTNKSEEIVNVSPSKSTKQFSSSGKLYSPTTVDETQIKLPENITVTKVIKPALTSPNQSKTIKEYKILTTIEDKSSEKPDIVERVKIKKGIPKKRKPNIDISDNTSVVEELEVKNTGKEVVRVPSPPASPKKIIKIKSQMKSPTQVGTVSQDNIFDIKNMPIVLTDEPLPVDSVVMSETKSLPSKSTSMTSNGQEQGMIISKFGKSEDIVINQSALLKKVKLIDSEKEQQMDSSISERITQNEHKFTTSITERKMMKLPPKKLKDNVLSVSKSEIYGTKFTPQNVASGNSVMLTKSHAKLLGQRSSPTKILYSSENHNIISSTTETSSALVSNSQMFQGKLCGQIVITSKGKVITKQSDAVTTTSSASLTAEVSSSFRITDSAKISTSISKMAIKSPAKIHVQSQQIIYKPPKEVNKSVSKTVYVQQPKKSSDKMEISSFVESQRKVFRRIKKPTRLETLDAAGHSSTNTQKSLHQTIGVQDLPPLAPISSETLLSNCVKKVVSSTTKQVDESAVRLKTTSTKSSKQTGYSFEGAKVKKASTSSNREKSETLSMSTESTGICSSIHNIENSSNIQDSQLLAIPGESFGGPANSFFLCTLDNGTFIPIDNQPLYLDASNQLVPQPPDIITTTSREIGSDIELAHDAILEVQDNEQIMVESDQGSADGTVGCETKYVLNTGNGQQILLDQQSLLAIAAGDIPRLVTPEGQELIFQGSSQDILSSIALNQTELGVLSDGQQIIVPEGMVNSPSQDILAVALAGTEVFSQDNLIADVPQIPAANPAQVSETNAVLTQPPIMSTLEVPSKTENIGQNVALEAGFSTQNLDDSLAVIGVTGHQTNVPTSLELPITVTNPAIAPKTTTSPMSLTSIYLPSVSTSSSQMSPSIPIVEEIFSGTNSVLEMYQTSGGEEKNQVKNMSNEVEVETTEKDTLEALDDIIEETTAGSENAVEIDSFNGNDIVPVTPESLTNHGTNTPDLHFNDEDGNSSHSSEIPIQPDLILRPEDFTSSNEDVIDSDVAENNPSTSEVSIFLENLTRNSMSTCSDSTNQNSNLLQELAEMDKEPTGACEKNTS; the protein is encoded by the exons ATGTGTGAACAAACTAATGCATATGATGATGGTGATATCGTGTGGGTAAAACTCAGCAATTGCTGGTGGCCTGGAGAGGTATGCAAAGAATCTCGACTTCCTGATGACTTGGTGAACTCCCTCAAGAAGAAACCCTTTGCTGTCGTGAAATTCTTCCAAGAAGATGCTTA CGAATACGTcaaaaatataaacaatatCTACAAGTACCAATGCAGTCGAAAGGGCGAATTTATCCGGAAAGGATTAG ATCTTCACAAATCCAATCATAAGTATATGGAAAAGTTTCCGGCAGATGTAACTACAGCAGAAAAATTGACAGGGGGTGATTTGGATATCGTCCAGAAAATACAATCTTCTCCCCAAAAGAGCACTACATCTGCATGGTCAGATGTTTTCAATAatggaaaagtaaaaaaaggaaaaaagactcTGGGTTTGAGTCCCACTACTAGAGATAGAAGGATTAATAAAATCCCAAAGAAGAATGTATCTCCTGCTACAAAGACTTTTCTTAGCAAACCTCGTGAACATGAGGTTCGTTTTCTAAGTGGCAATTCATCAGCAACTAAAACAAACACAGAAAGTTCCCCAGGACTTTACAAATGCCATGCATGTCCATTTTCCTGCAATCGTATAAATGTTATTGTACTGCATTCAAAGACACACAGTACTGAAACTGTATCTAACACACATATTAAAAGGCCCACGAGTCCTAAGTCAAAAGCCAAACGCCCAATTCTTTCAAAGATTGTTACCCCGCTTGAACACTTGTCTGATGATGAAGTAACCACTAGGGTAGCCAAATGTGTAAGTGTTCAAACACCCGTAGTGAAGCCACCAAAGAAGCGAGGAAAGCGCAAAATATCTGAGACCCTTAATGAAAATTCCGTGAATGTTGAACAAACAGACGTAAAGATTCCAGAAGTTAAGCAACCAATGAAGAAAAGAAAGACAGATCTGGAGTGGAAGAATGAATTGTTGGCGGATTGGAGTGAAGATGAAGAAGCAGAGCAATCATCTGAAAATAATTGTTTACATACAAAGGAATTAGAAAACAAGGAAGAGAATTTTCAACGTTCGGCTGAGATTGATAAAATGAATCAAGTGCCAGTGATTGAGCAAAagaaggaaaaagtgaaatcacCCCCAATAAAATACAGAAATATCCCGAAAAAAGACAGAAGGGATATTGTTCTTGAGAGTGGAGAACTAATGGAAATTAATAAGCCAAACACATCTATTCAGGTACCAATAGCAGAAACATTGTTACAGGAGGTGAAAGATCAGCCAGAGGTTAAAGATATCATGGAAAAAACAAATATCTCAACAACGGAGGTAAATTTAGATGCATCAAGAAGACGATCATCAAGAAGGAAAATCAAAACACACACATTGGACGACGACGAACAATCAAATAAAACAATAGATGACCAAGAGACtaagaaaatttctttattgCAAGAAAATTGTAGTCAAGAGACTGTTCAGAAAGAATCTTACGATTCTGAACTGCGTAATGAAGGGTTATCTGCACCTTTAACAATTCAAAGTTCCGCAAAGTCAATATCTTGCTTTGATTTTCAGGAAGATGAGGAAGATATGGTTCTCGACTCAATATCGAGGCATCGTCAGAAAAAGTTGCATGCTAGTGAATTTAGTATTGCaaagaaagcaaaaaaatcATCTCGTCAGGTAGATGAACTCAAAGATGAAAAACTCTGTTCGGATATTGAAAGTCTCCTCAAAGCCACTGTAATTCCTCAAATTCCCGAAACGCCTAAATTTGATAAGGTAGATCAAGCAAAGGAGTTGTCTCCGACCAAAGAGCTAAACAGGGAGATTGCTCTACCGCCTAAAGAGAGAGGAAAGAGGATCTTCAAGTCTAAAAATCGAAGCAAGTCAGGTTCATGTGAAGTGGAAGATGAAAAAACGCCACCTAAGGCAAAATCGAGGGAGTCTacagagaaaattgaaatttttaacatgGAACACACTCGAGGTTCTATATCACCATCAAAAGAACCAACTGAATCCGATCTCCAAATTGCTCAAACACTAATTGATCTGCCAGATCATACTCCACCGCTGAATCCTCTTAAGGATGGCACTAGTAgcaattatataaaaaatgaaTACGGTTTTAGTGATTGTAAGGAGACTAACGCAGCTGAAGTTCTCATGAACTTAGGCAACCTCACAGAAACACGCTCTAAGGATACAAACAAAAGTGAAGAAATCGTGAATGTATCACCGTCAAAATCTACAAAACAATTTTCTTCCAGCGGGAAACTATACTCCCCTACGACAGTTGATGAAACACAAATTAAATTGCCTGAAAATATAACGGTTACTAAAGTGATAAAGCCAGCACTTACATCCCCAAATCAATCAAAAACCATCAAAGAATATAAAATACTCACCACCATTGAAGACAAATCCAGTGAAAAACCAGACATTGTAGAGAGAGTTAAGATTAAGAAAGGAATACCGAAAAAACGGAAGCCAAATATCGATATCTCCGATAATACCTCTGTAGTAGAGGAATTGGAAGTAAAGAATACAGGAAAAGAAGTAGTAAGG GTACCTTCACCACCAGCATCtcctaaaaaaatcataaagatAAAATCACAGATGAAATCTCCAACACAAGTTGGCACGGTGTCTCaagataatatttttgatataaaaaatatgccAATAGTACTCACTGATGAGCCTCTGCCTGTGGACTCCGTTGTTATGTCTGAGACTAAATCATTGCCATCGAAAAGTACATCAATGACCAGCAATGGACAAGAGCAAGGGATGATTATATCTAAATTTGGAAAATCTGAGGATATTGTTATAAACCAGTCTGCATTActtaaaaaagtaaaacttaTTGATAGTGAAAAGGAGCAGCAAATGGATAGTTCTATTTCTGAGCGAATTACTCAGAATGAACATAAATTCACTACAAGCATCACAGAAAGGAAAATGATGAAGTTGCCGCCAAAGAAGTTGAAAGACAATGTATTGAGCGTTTCTAAAAGTGAAATATATGGTACAAAATTTACGCCACAGAATGTCGCTTCTGGAAATTCAGTAATGCTTACTAAGTCACATGCTAAATTGTTAGGACAACGGTCATCACCAACGAAGATTCTTTATTCTAGTGAAAATCATAACATAATTTCATCGACAACAGAGACATCATCGGCTTTGGTATCGAACTCTCAAATGTTTCAAGGAAAATTATGTGGGCAAATTGTGATAACGAGCAAAGGTAAAGTTATCACAAAGCAAAGTGATGCGGTTACAACAACCTCTTCTGCATCGCTTACGGCAGAAGTATCGTCCTCCTTTAGGATAACAGACAGCGCAAAAATTTCAACCAGTATCTCAAAGATGGCCATAAAGTCACCAGCAAAAATTCACGTACAATCCCAACAAATAATCTATAAACCACCGAAAGAAGTCAATAAATCCGTGTCTAAGACAGTGTATGTTCAGCAACCCAAAAAGTCTTCAGACAAAATGGAAAtaagtagttttgtggaatCTCAGAGGAAGGTTTTCAGAAGAATCAAGAAACCAACACGACTTGAAACGCTTGATGCTGCTGGTCATTCGTCGACAAATACTCAAAAATCACTGCATCAAACAATTGGGGTGCAAGATTTACCACCATTAGCGCCAATCAGCAGTGAAACTCTACTGAGCAATTGTGTGAAAAAAGTAGTATCGTCAACTACGAAGCAAGTTGATGAATCAGCTGTGCGGTTAAAAACCACTTCTACTAAGAGTAGTAAACAAACG GGATATAGTTTTGAAGGAGCTAAAGTGAAAAAAGCAAGTACTAGTTCAaacagagagaaatccgaaacaTTATCAATGAGCACTGAGAGTACAGGAATTTGTTCAAGCATTCATAATATTgagaattcatcaaatattcaagACAGTCAGTTGCTGGCAATTCCTGGAGAGTCATTTGGTGGGCCTGCAAACTCATTCTTTCTATGTACATTAGATAATGGAACATTCATACCAATTGACAATCAACCATTATACTTGGATGCATCGAATCAACTTGTTCCTCAACCACCGGACATTATAACGACGACATCCAGAGAGATTGGGAGTGATATTGAACTGGCACATGATGCCATATTAGAGGTGCAGGACAATGAGCAAATTATGGTTGAGAGTGATCAAGGGTCTGCAGATGGGACAGTTGGTTGTGAGACCAAATATGTTCTTAACACAGGAAATGGTCAACAAATCTTACTTGATCAGCAGAGCCTCTTGGCCATTGCTGCAGGTGATATTCCACGATTAGTGACACCTGAAGGGCAAGAGTTGATCTTTCAAGGATCTTCTCAAGATATTCTGTCTTCAATTGCTCTGAATCAAACAGAATTGGGAGTTTTAAGTGATGGACAGCAAATAATTGTTCCTGAGGGTATGGTAAATTCCCCAAGTCAAGATATTCTGGCAGTCGCTTTAGCTGGAACAGAGGTTTTCTCACAAGATAATTTAATTGCTGATGTACCACAAATTCCAGCTGCAAATCCA GCTCAGGTATCAGAAACAAATGCTGTTTTGACTCAGCCCCCAATAATGTCGACACTGGAAGTACCCTCGAAAACGGAAAATATAGGTCAGAATGTGGCACTCGAAGCTGGATTTTCCACACAAAATTTAGACGATAGTTTAGCGGTTATTGGTGTGACAGGACATCAGACCAATGTACCTACATCTCTAGAACTCCCTATTACAGTTACTAATCCTGCAATTGCACCAAAAACGACGACTTCACCCATGAGCCTGACATCCATTTATCTGCCTTCTGTATCAACATCTTCATCTCAAATGTCTCCTTCAATTCCTATTGttgaagaaatattttcagGGACAAACAGTGTGTTGGAAATGTATCAAACAAGTGGAGGTGAGGAGAAGAATCAAGTTAAGAATATGTCGAATGAAGTGGAAGTAGAAACAACAGAAAAAGATACCTTGGAAGCTTTGGATGATATAATAGAAGAAACAACGGCTGGAAGTGAAAATGCTGTGGAAATTGATTCATTCAATGGGAATGATATTGTTCCTGTAACACCTGAATCCCTAACTAATCATGGCACAAACACACCTGATTTGCATTTTAATGATGAGGATGGGAATAGCTCCCATTCGAGCGAGATTCCCATTCAACCAGATTTGATATTGCGACCAGAGGATTTTACCTCATCAAATGAAGATGTCATTGATAGTGATGTTGCCGAGAATAATCCTTCAACAAGTGAAGTATCGATTTTTTTAGAGAATCTAACAAGAAACTCAATGAGTACCTGTAGCGATTCtacaaatcaaaattcaaacttgcTGCAGGAATTAGCTGAAATGGATAAAGAACCGACAGGGGCTTGCGAAAAGAACACAAGTTAA